The following coding sequences are from one Parabacteroides pacaensis window:
- a CDS encoding pirin family protein: MKVILDRAGSRGHANHGWLDTKHTFSFADYYNPKRIHFGALRVLNDDTVAPGKGFGMHPHQNMEVISIPLKGYLRHGDNIENSEVITPGDIQVMSAGTGIFHSEYNDSNDEPLEFLQIWVFPKTKDTQPKYANYNIRALEQRDKLAFIISPDGDTPASINQDAWFSLGKLSAGKTIEYKMHKGENGVYIFVIEGEIKLDEELTLSRRDGAGIFDTEGFCFQAMKESEVLLMEVPMSLEE; encoded by the coding sequence ATGAAAGTTATTTTAGATAGAGCCGGTTCAAGAGGCCATGCCAATCATGGTTGGCTGGATACCAAACATACCTTTAGTTTCGCAGATTATTATAACCCCAAACGAATCCATTTTGGTGCCCTGCGGGTATTAAATGATGACACGGTTGCTCCGGGGAAAGGGTTCGGGATGCATCCCCATCAAAATATGGAAGTTATCTCGATTCCTTTGAAGGGATATTTACGCCACGGCGATAATATTGAAAATAGTGAAGTAATTACTCCCGGAGATATTCAGGTAATGAGTGCTGGAACAGGTATTTTTCATAGTGAATACAACGATAGTAATGACGAGCCGTTGGAATTTCTTCAAATCTGGGTTTTCCCAAAAACAAAAGATACACAGCCGAAATATGCCAATTATAATATTCGTGCATTGGAACAGCGAGATAAATTGGCTTTCATTATTTCGCCTGACGGCGATACTCCGGCTTCTATCAATCAGGATGCTTGGTTTTCACTAGGGAAGTTAAGTGCAGGTAAAACGATAGAATATAAGATGCATAAAGGAGAAAACGGGGTTTATATTTTTGTTATTGAAGGTGAAATAAAATTAGATGAAGAACTTACTCTTTCCCGCCGGGACGGAGCCGGTATTTTCGATACGGAGGGTTTTTGCTTTCAGGCAATGAAAGAATCTGAGGTATTATTAATGGAAGTACCGATGTCTTTGGAAGAATAG
- a CDS encoding RsmD family RNA methyltransferase has translation MRIISGIYKRRRFDVPKSFSARPTTDFAKENLFNVVNNLIDLEGTDALDLFAGTGSISFELISRGSKEVIAIEKNPAHAAFIRKVAKELGTDALQLIQGDVFRFLASAPPESFDFIFADPPYALKELAEIPSLVIERELLREGGLFIMEHPKNYDFSSLPYFDQRRVYGSVNFSFFRKESSTKEEKTDA, from the coding sequence ATGCGAATAATAAGTGGTATATACAAACGTCGGAGATTTGATGTCCCGAAATCTTTCAGTGCGCGGCCTACAACCGATTTCGCAAAAGAAAATCTTTTTAATGTAGTGAATAACCTCATAGATTTGGAAGGAACCGATGCCCTCGACCTGTTTGCCGGCACAGGCAGTATTTCTTTCGAGCTTATTTCCCGCGGCAGTAAAGAAGTGATAGCAATAGAAAAAAATCCGGCACATGCTGCATTTATCCGGAAAGTAGCAAAAGAATTAGGGACAGACGCTTTGCAGCTAATCCAAGGAGATGTATTCCGTTTTCTCGCTTCAGCTCCACCAGAATCCTTCGACTTCATTTTTGCCGACCCTCCTTACGCACTAAAAGAACTTGCTGAAATACCTTCTCTTGTAATTGAAAGAGAGTTACTGCGGGAAGGGGGCTTGTTTATTATGGAACATCCCAAGAACTACGATTTTTCTTCTTTACCCTATTTTGACCAACGCCGGGTATACGGTTCCGTAAACTTTAGTTTCTTCCGGAAGGAAAGTTCTACAAAAGAGGAGAAAACAGACGCATAA
- the rsmI gene encoding 16S rRNA (cytidine(1402)-2'-O)-methyltransferase encodes MGKLTVVPTPVGNLEDMTFRAIRVLKEADLILAEDTRTSSVLLKHYEIDTRMQSHHKFNEHQTVEQLAARMLAGEKMALISDAGTPAISDPGFMLVRECVKQGVEVECLPGATAFVPALVVSGLPNEKFCFEGFLPVKKGRQTRMKELAQETRTMIIYESPFRLVKTLTQLGEFMGNEREVSVSREISKKFEETVRGSIEKVVAHFMVNEPKGEFVIILAGLNKKEKDKEKED; translated from the coding sequence ATGGGAAAATTAACTGTAGTACCTACTCCTGTGGGGAATTTGGAGGATATGACTTTTCGTGCCATCCGGGTATTGAAAGAAGCTGATTTGATTTTGGCAGAAGATACGCGAACCAGTAGCGTTTTGTTAAAACATTACGAGATCGATACCCGAATGCAGTCACACCATAAATTTAACGAGCATCAAACGGTGGAGCAATTAGCTGCCCGTATGCTGGCGGGAGAAAAAATGGCATTAATTTCTGATGCGGGTACACCGGCTATTTCTGATCCGGGTTTTATGTTGGTTCGCGAATGTGTAAAGCAAGGTGTAGAAGTCGAATGTCTTCCGGGAGCTACGGCTTTCGTGCCGGCTTTGGTAGTTTCCGGCTTGCCGAATGAAAAATTTTGTTTTGAGGGCTTCCTCCCTGTAAAGAAAGGTCGCCAAACTCGCATGAAAGAATTGGCCCAGGAAACACGTACGATGATTATTTATGAATCCCCTTTCCGGTTAGTAAAGACTTTAACTCAATTAGGGGAATTCATGGGAAATGAACGGGAAGTGTCTGTCTCCCGGGAAATTTCCAAAAAGTTCGAAGAAACAGTCAGGGGGAGCATAGAGAAAGTGGTTGCTCATTTCATGGTGAACGAGCCAAAGGGTGAATTTGTTATTATTTTAGCAGGCTTAAATAAAAAAGAAAAAGACAAGGAAAAAGAAGATTAA
- a CDS encoding NAD(P)H-dependent flavin oxidoreductase, translated as MKTLQIGNLTAQLPIVQGGMGVGISLSGLASAVAKEGGIGVISAAGLGLLYKKLSSNYTEAGNLGLKEEIRKAREKARGIIGVNIMVALSDFAELVKTSISEKVDIIFSGAGLPLDLPSFLRKDSVTKLVPIVSSARAAKLICEKWKNNYDYLPDAVVLEGPKAGGHLGYKENQLEDEHYSLEQLLPQVVEEVSHFEEKYDKKIPVIAAGGIYTGEDIYRVMELGASGVQLGTRFVTTYECDASEAFKKTYIEAKEEDIEIIKSPVGMPGRAIHCNFLQKVKDGLKQPKVCPFKCIKTCDISKSPYCIVTALYNAFKGNLENGYAFAGSNAFRASRITSVKETISDLVKEFRDREFFTRSSSK; from the coding sequence ATGAAGACATTACAAATTGGAAATCTAACAGCTCAACTTCCTATTGTACAAGGAGGTATGGGGGTTGGGATTTCATTGTCGGGTTTAGCCTCGGCTGTTGCAAAGGAAGGTGGTATCGGAGTGATTTCTGCCGCCGGTTTAGGACTCCTCTATAAGAAACTATCCAGTAATTATACGGAAGCAGGAAATTTAGGGCTTAAGGAAGAAATTAGAAAAGCTCGCGAAAAAGCCCGTGGTATTATTGGTGTAAACATTATGGTTGCTCTTTCTGATTTTGCGGAATTAGTAAAAACTAGTATTAGTGAAAAAGTTGATATCATTTTTAGTGGTGCTGGATTACCTCTGGATTTACCTTCTTTTTTAAGAAAAGATAGTGTAACCAAACTAGTACCTATTGTTTCATCTGCTCGTGCCGCTAAATTGATTTGTGAAAAATGGAAAAATAATTATGATTATTTACCGGATGCCGTAGTATTGGAAGGTCCTAAGGCAGGTGGACATTTAGGATACAAAGAAAACCAATTAGAGGATGAGCATTATTCTTTGGAACAACTTTTACCTCAAGTAGTAGAAGAGGTTTCGCATTTTGAGGAAAAATATGATAAAAAAATACCTGTGATTGCGGCTGGTGGTATTTATACGGGAGAGGATATTTATCGGGTCATGGAACTAGGAGCTTCTGGTGTACAGTTGGGAACTCGTTTTGTGACGACTTATGAGTGTGATGCTTCAGAGGCTTTCAAGAAGACGTATATAGAAGCCAAGGAAGAAGATATTGAAATTATTAAAAGCCCGGTAGGAATGCCTGGACGAGCTATACACTGTAATTTTTTGCAGAAAGTAAAGGACGGATTAAAGCAACCTAAAGTTTGTCCGTTTAAATGTATCAAGACTTGCGATATCAGTAAAAGTCCCTATTGCATTGTTACCGCATTGTATAATGCTTTTAAAGGTAATTTGGAGAACGGGTATGCTTTTGCCGGGTCTAATGCTTTTCGTGCTAGCAGGATTACTTCTGTAAAGGAGACTATTAGTGATTTAGTAAAAGAATTTAGAGATAGGGAGTTTTTTACACGTAGTTCTTCGAAATAG
- a CDS encoding BamA/TamA family outer membrane protein, producing MKSRCLLISVFFFLSLYAKILAQEDSTKVTIPEETPDSIRKKSFLKKLVDYFGDANKNKKNKGFDFSVIGGPHYSSDTKLGLGLVAAGLYRMDRKDTVMSPSNVSLYGDVATSGFYLLGIRGNNLFPKDHFRLVYNLYFFSFPGNFWGIGYENGRNDDNKSSFKRLQNQIKVDFLIRLANNLYLGPNISFDYVAGKDFSNPDLLEGGPESTKNVGAGVALVYDSRDFLTNAFRGFYLKAEQRSYPSFLGNKYAFSRTDVIADYYHPVWKGGIVAMDFHTQLNYGDVPWTMLAPLGGSYRMRGYYEGRYRDNNLVEFQVELRQNIWRRSGATFWVGAGNVFKNFKRFDWSHTLPNYGIGYRWEFKKRVNVRLDLGFGKGEKGFMFNINEAF from the coding sequence ATGAAAAGTAGATGTTTACTTATATCAGTATTCTTTTTTCTGAGTTTGTATGCTAAGATTCTAGCACAGGAAGATAGTACTAAAGTTACTATTCCGGAAGAGACACCGGATAGTATTCGGAAGAAATCTTTTCTGAAGAAGTTGGTGGATTATTTTGGGGATGCAAATAAAAATAAGAAAAATAAAGGATTCGATTTTAGTGTGATCGGCGGACCGCATTATTCGAGTGATACGAAATTAGGGTTGGGGCTAGTTGCTGCCGGTTTGTACCGGATGGATAGAAAAGATACGGTGATGTCTCCTTCGAATGTTTCTTTGTATGGAGATGTGGCTACATCAGGATTTTATTTGTTGGGAATAAGAGGAAATAATTTATTTCCTAAAGATCATTTCCGATTGGTTTATAATCTTTATTTCTTTTCTTTTCCTGGGAATTTTTGGGGAATAGGATATGAAAATGGAAGAAATGATGATAATAAGAGTTCTTTTAAACGATTACAAAATCAGATAAAGGTAGATTTTTTAATTCGTTTGGCAAATAATTTATATCTCGGACCGAATATTAGTTTTGATTATGTGGCAGGAAAGGATTTTTCTAATCCAGATTTATTGGAAGGCGGTCCGGAATCGACTAAAAATGTAGGAGCGGGAGTTGCATTGGTATATGATTCGAGAGATTTCTTAACGAATGCTTTCCGTGGATTTTACTTAAAAGCGGAACAACGGTCTTATCCTTCTTTTCTAGGAAATAAGTATGCTTTTTCACGGACAGATGTAATCGCAGATTATTATCATCCGGTATGGAAAGGGGGGATTGTGGCGATGGATTTTCATACACAGTTAAATTATGGAGATGTGCCTTGGACGATGTTGGCTCCTCTCGGAGGATCGTATCGGATGCGAGGGTATTATGAAGGACGGTACCGGGATAATAATCTGGTTGAGTTTCAGGTGGAATTAAGACAAAATATTTGGCGACGTAGCGGAGCAACCTTTTGGGTTGGTGCCGGAAATGTATTTAAAAACTTTAAACGCTTTGACTGGTCTCACACTCTTCCTAATTATGGAATAGGATATCGATGGGAGTTTAAAAAACGGGTAAATGTTCGTCTGGATTTAGGGTTTGGAAAAGGAGAAAAAGGATTTATGTTTAATATTAATGAAGCATTTTAA
- a CDS encoding DUF3822 family protein translates to MTISIPDTLNVSNSEKYILSIRLRSDGLSFSVYNPQETGSLFYRECDFGRTPSFMDNLKDFFFENELLSYSFKKTYILCESAPYTIVPEKIIEEGKAKEFLNFTSSRPSSRTLTNTLQNTPAAIVFGIEEEIYEFCCRSLLTPSFIHSLTPLLSYWRKISLENSRKQLFTHIHGKQLDIACFEKGSLVFINTFQFEHVNDILYYILYVWRQLELDQQNDPLHISGKADLRIRITETLHTYIRYVMATNMPSEVYLWGAEAIQAPLDLLTLLICE, encoded by the coding sequence ATGACGATCAGTATTCCTGATACGTTGAATGTTAGTAATTCCGAGAAATACATATTGTCCATCCGGCTCCGGTCGGATGGACTTTCTTTTTCGGTTTACAACCCGCAAGAAACCGGTTCTCTTTTCTACAGAGAATGCGATTTCGGGCGTACTCCTTCTTTTATGGATAACTTAAAAGATTTCTTCTTTGAAAACGAGTTATTAAGTTATTCATTTAAAAAAACTTATATTCTCTGTGAATCCGCACCTTATACTATAGTCCCGGAAAAAATAATAGAAGAGGGAAAAGCCAAAGAATTTCTCAACTTTACTTCTTCCCGCCCGTCAAGCCGCACCTTAACAAACACGTTACAAAACACACCGGCAGCTATCGTTTTCGGCATAGAAGAAGAAATTTATGAATTTTGTTGCCGTTCTTTACTTACTCCGTCTTTTATTCATTCCCTTACTCCTTTGCTTTCTTATTGGAGAAAAATAAGTTTAGAAAACAGCCGGAAACAACTATTCACCCATATCCACGGTAAACAATTGGATATTGCTTGTTTTGAAAAAGGAAGTTTAGTATTTATCAACACATTTCAATTTGAACACGTAAACGATATTCTTTATTATATATTATATGTATGGAGGCAGTTAGAACTAGACCAGCAAAACGATCCGTTACACATTTCGGGGAAAGCTGATCTAAGGATACGTATCACGGAAACATTGCATACCTATATCCGTTACGTAATGGCAACAAACATGCCTTCGGAAGTTTATCTTTGGGGTGCCGAAGCCATACAAGCCCCATTGGATCTTTTAACACTATTAATATGCGAATAA
- a CDS encoding Cbp1 family collagen-binding glycoprotein adhesin: protein MKKLVLACVCTVLLASCGQNSTEYKKLKAENDSLKLENVKTASELNDMLAILNEVETNFQSIRDAENYLNLQQQQDVELTPSSREQIKNNMELITETLKKNKEQITKLQEQLKKSNIQSASLKKTVDRLSAELDQKTTMIVALQEDLAKKNVRIQELDEMVNNLNEDVENLSMESKTQKEKLAAQDKELNTVYYCFGTSKELKDQKILSGGGLFSKSKVLQPGFNKDYFLAVDLRELTDIPLFASKAKLKSSHPEGSYEFVKDEDDNLTLKILDPKTFWSLGKYLVIEVG from the coding sequence ATGAAAAAGTTAGTATTAGCATGTGTTTGTACGGTACTGTTAGCGTCCTGCGGACAAAACTCGACAGAGTATAAAAAATTGAAAGCAGAAAATGATTCGTTAAAGCTGGAAAATGTAAAAACTGCTTCTGAGCTTAACGATATGCTTGCCATTTTGAATGAAGTAGAAACGAATTTCCAATCGATACGAGATGCAGAAAATTACCTCAATCTCCAGCAACAGCAGGATGTTGAGTTAACTCCTTCCAGCAGAGAACAGATTAAAAATAATATGGAACTGATTACCGAAACTCTGAAAAAGAATAAGGAACAGATTACCAAGTTGCAGGAACAATTGAAAAAAAGTAATATCCAATCTGCTTCTTTGAAAAAGACAGTCGATCGCCTTTCGGCGGAGTTGGATCAAAAAACAACAATGATTGTGGCTCTTCAGGAAGATTTAGCTAAAAAGAATGTCCGTATCCAAGAATTGGATGAAATGGTGAATAATCTGAATGAAGATGTAGAGAACTTATCGATGGAGTCGAAAACTCAGAAAGAAAAATTAGCTGCTCAGGATAAAGAACTGAATACGGTTTATTATTGTTTTGGTACTTCGAAGGAATTGAAAGATCAAAAGATATTGAGTGGAGGAGGTTTGTTTTCCAAGTCAAAAGTGCTTCAGCCGGGTTTTAATAAGGATTACTTTTTAGCTGTGGATCTGCGTGAATTGACTGATATCCCATTATTTGCTTCAAAGGCAAAATTGAAATCCTCTCATCCGGAAGGTTCGTATGAATTTGTAAAAGATGAAGATGATAATTTGACTCTCAAAATATTGGATCCGAAAACCTTCTGGAGCCTAGGTAAATATTTGGTGATTGAAGTGGGCTAA
- a CDS encoding lipid A phosphoethanolamine transferase, with amino-acid sequence MKHFNKVISWCNNPVHQYYLFVIVLMVPNLFLFYTEPMEWSVRIAFLFLPLGLYMTLMDMSRKPGIMVWILFPLLFLGAFQLVLLYLFGESIIATDMFLNLFTTNSTEALELLDKLIPSVIGVVILYIPTLVLGCMSIRSSQKLSNRFRRKMLKIAFLFFAIGAIFTGIARWTVSDFSIHKDIYPANVVYNIKLAVERWQASERYQLTSKGFTFQASSSHLPEEREVYIMVIGETARAINFGLYGYERNTTPGLQHMPNIVYFTDALSQANATHKSVPILMSTASAEDYDRMYQEKSIITAFKEAGFKTTFFSNQLPNHSFIDFFAEEADVHEFLKEDPEEALNPYDMEMVKMVNKFLSAGDKKVFIVLHCYGSHFNYYERYPEKEAYFKPDKIDKISKQTRDRMINAYDNSIRITDRMITSLIESLKEETGISALLYTSDHGEDLLDDDRCRFLHSSPVPTYFQLHVPYILWVSDSYNQCYPDILQNAKIHHSSPIMSNSFFHTMLSVGGIETNYRNDTLSVVNAAFQLTPRCYLDDHNLPLTLDKIGFKDEDLKMFRKYGLQYP; translated from the coding sequence ATGAAGCATTTTAATAAAGTAATTAGTTGGTGTAATAACCCTGTGCATCAATACTATCTATTTGTGATAGTATTGATGGTGCCGAATTTGTTTCTATTTTATACGGAGCCGATGGAATGGAGTGTGCGGATAGCTTTTCTATTCCTGCCCCTAGGTTTATATATGACGTTAATGGATATGAGCCGGAAACCGGGTATAATGGTGTGGATTCTTTTCCCTCTTTTGTTTTTGGGTGCATTTCAATTAGTATTGCTTTATTTATTTGGGGAATCTATTATTGCTACGGATATGTTCCTGAATTTGTTCACGACAAATTCAACGGAAGCATTGGAGCTATTGGATAAGTTGATTCCTTCAGTAATAGGGGTAGTGATACTATATATTCCTACTTTGGTGTTAGGGTGCATGTCTATCAGGTCTTCCCAAAAACTTAGTAATAGGTTTCGGAGAAAAATGTTAAAGATTGCATTTCTATTCTTTGCAATAGGGGCCATTTTTACTGGAATTGCCCGTTGGACGGTAAGTGATTTTAGTATTCATAAGGATATTTATCCTGCGAATGTTGTTTATAATATCAAACTAGCTGTGGAAAGATGGCAAGCGAGTGAACGTTATCAGCTTACTTCTAAAGGGTTTACTTTTCAAGCTTCCTCGTCACATCTGCCGGAAGAAAGGGAAGTTTATATCATGGTGATCGGAGAAACGGCTCGGGCCATTAATTTCGGGTTATATGGTTATGAACGCAATACGACTCCGGGGTTACAACATATGCCGAATATAGTGTATTTTACCGATGCCCTCTCTCAAGCTAATGCCACTCATAAGAGTGTCCCGATTTTAATGTCTACTGCTTCTGCTGAGGACTATGACCGGATGTATCAAGAAAAAAGTATTATTACTGCGTTTAAAGAAGCTGGTTTTAAGACTACATTTTTTTCCAATCAGTTACCTAATCATTCTTTTATTGATTTTTTTGCGGAAGAGGCGGATGTACATGAATTTTTAAAGGAGGATCCGGAAGAAGCATTGAATCCTTATGATATGGAGATGGTAAAGATGGTAAATAAGTTTTTGTCGGCTGGGGATAAAAAAGTATTTATTGTACTTCATTGTTATGGCTCGCATTTTAATTATTACGAACGTTATCCTGAGAAGGAAGCTTATTTTAAACCGGATAAGATAGATAAAATTAGTAAGCAAACAAGGGATAGAATGATAAATGCGTATGATAATTCCATACGAATTACAGATAGGATGATTACTTCTTTAATAGAAAGCTTGAAAGAGGAAACAGGAATTTCTGCTTTATTGTATACTTCTGATCATGGCGAGGATTTATTAGATGATGATCGTTGCCGTTTTTTGCATTCTTCTCCGGTACCTACTTATTTTCAGTTACATGTTCCTTATATTTTGTGGGTATCTGATTCATATAATCAATGTTATCCGGATATTTTACAGAATGCGAAAATACATCATTCCAGCCCTATTATGTCAAATTCTTTTTTTCATACGATGCTTTCTGTGGGGGGAATAGAAACAAATTACCGAAATGATACTTTGTCGGTAGTAAATGCAGCTTTCCAACTCACTCCCCGGTGTTATTTAGATGATCATAATTTGCCTTTGACATTGGACAAAATAGGGTTTAAGGACGAGGATTTGAAGATGTTCCGGAAGTATGGTTTACAGTATCCATAA
- a CDS encoding YjjG family noncanonical pyrimidine nucleotidase — MYKNLFIDLDDTLWDTYHNNKECLEEVYNDYKLDRFYPSFEAFFEVYFPNNVKLWDLYRKGSIDKSTLIVERFLYVLRPFGITDREYVLSLNDDFLQRTTTKKRVIPGTFDLLEYLKPKYNLYILSNGFREVQELKLKNAGLAPYFKRMILSEDAGINKPHKGIFDFALINTNSRRTESLMIGDSWEADIVGAFQSKIDQLWFNPAGLPPDGFLPTYTVRTLKAIQSIL; from the coding sequence ATGTATAAAAATTTATTTATTGATTTAGACGATACCCTTTGGGATACCTATCATAATAATAAAGAGTGCCTTGAAGAAGTATATAACGATTATAAATTGGATCGTTTTTATCCTTCTTTCGAGGCTTTCTTCGAGGTCTATTTTCCTAATAATGTGAAATTATGGGATTTATACCGAAAGGGCAGTATTGATAAATCTACATTAATCGTGGAACGGTTTTTGTATGTACTTCGTCCGTTTGGTATTACTGACCGGGAATATGTTTTATCTTTAAATGATGATTTTTTGCAACGTACCACTACTAAAAAGAGGGTGATTCCCGGTACGTTTGATTTACTGGAGTATTTAAAGCCTAAATATAATTTATATATATTATCGAATGGTTTCCGGGAAGTACAAGAGTTAAAATTGAAGAATGCCGGCTTAGCTCCTTATTTTAAACGGATGATTCTTTCGGAAGATGCAGGTATTAATAAGCCTCACAAAGGTATTTTCGATTTTGCTTTGATTAATACGAATTCCCGGCGAACCGAATCTTTAATGATCGGGGATAGTTGGGAGGCGGATATCGTAGGAGCTTTTCAGTCGAAAATAGATCAACTCTGGTTTAATCCTGCAGGGTTGCCTCCTGATGGATTTCTTCCTACTTATACGGTGAGAACATTGAAAGCTATCCAATCTATTTTATAA
- a CDS encoding PepSY-like domain-containing protein → MRTFWLMTLIALFTISTSFAGDIKESQVPSAVKNYVKANHPKASVVEWDFDKGDSSYEAEFEIEGLEYELILSPSGELLYGEMDILLVDVPAMIKDYINTNYPGYDVTNAQKIQKGDSVKYEISMMKTDSNGHKKYKNIYFDQDGNVIKKK, encoded by the coding sequence ATGAGAACTTTCTGGTTAATGACTCTTATAGCACTATTTACTATATCTACCTCTTTTGCAGGAGATATTAAAGAGTCGCAGGTACCTTCTGCGGTAAAGAATTATGTAAAGGCTAATCATCCTAAAGCAAGCGTAGTAGAATGGGATTTCGACAAAGGTGATTCTTCTTATGAAGCCGAGTTCGAAATAGAAGGATTGGAATATGAATTAATTCTTTCCCCAAGTGGCGAACTACTATACGGAGAAATGGATATACTATTAGTAGACGTACCCGCTATGATTAAAGATTATATCAATACGAACTATCCAGGTTACGACGTTACAAATGCTCAAAAGATTCAAAAAGGAGATTCTGTAAAATATGAAATTTCCATGATGAAAACGGATTCCAATGGACATAAAAAATATAAGAATATCTACTTCGACCAAGACGGAAACGTTATCAAGAAGAAATAA
- a CDS encoding ATP-dependent DNA helicase, whose amino-acid sequence MINSYLSRQITQNFPYNPTDDQKIALNVLANFLLSHDKDSLMLLKGYAGTGKTSLVGALVKTMNDLKQKAVLLAPTGRAAKVFSGYAGQKAFTIHKKIYRRKAFSNEPGGFLPAENLHKDTIFIVDEASMISNDGFDSHLFGSGRLLDDLVQYVYSGENCRLIMMGDVAQLPPVMQTESPALTVEVLQQYNLKVEEIQLTQVVRQGEDSGILFNATRLREALRTCNVEIFPKLRLDGFPDVKKITGAELIEEIASAYHRDGIEETMIITRSNKRATIYNNGIRNRILEREEELSGGDRLMVAKNNYFWTQPYKELDFLANGEILEVRKVRRTSELYGFRFADVTARLQDYDLEMDVKILLDTLQTDAPALPKELSDKLFYAILEDYEDVPGKAGKMKKMKMDPYYNVVQVKYAYAVTCHKAQGGQWMNVFLDLGYITEELLGEDFYRWLYTAFTRATHRLYLVNFPKEFSE is encoded by the coding sequence ATGATAAATAGCTATTTAAGCCGCCAAATTACGCAAAATTTTCCATATAATCCAACAGATGACCAGAAAATTGCGTTAAATGTTCTAGCGAACTTTCTCCTTTCGCACGATAAAGATTCCTTGATGCTGTTGAAAGGATATGCCGGAACCGGAAAAACTTCGCTTGTCGGTGCCCTTGTAAAAACTATGAACGACTTAAAACAAAAAGCAGTTTTATTAGCTCCTACGGGAAGGGCGGCCAAAGTATTTTCCGGATATGCCGGACAAAAAGCATTTACGATTCATAAGAAAATTTACCGCCGGAAGGCTTTTTCAAACGAACCGGGCGGATTTCTTCCTGCCGAGAATCTCCACAAAGATACGATATTTATTGTAGATGAGGCTTCCATGATTTCAAATGATGGTTTCGATTCACATCTTTTCGGATCGGGACGACTTTTGGACGATTTAGTTCAGTATGTCTATTCAGGGGAAAATTGCCGGTTGATTATGATGGGGGATGTGGCCCAGTTACCTCCGGTGATGCAAACGGAAAGTCCGGCTTTAACCGTGGAGGTTTTACAGCAATATAATTTAAAGGTAGAAGAAATCCAACTTACCCAAGTAGTACGTCAAGGAGAGGATTCCGGGATTTTGTTTAACGCTACCCGGTTGCGGGAAGCTTTACGAACGTGTAATGTGGAAATTTTTCCCAAACTTCGGTTGGACGGGTTTCCGGATGTAAAGAAAATAACGGGAGCAGAGTTAATCGAAGAAATTGCTTCGGCGTATCATCGGGACGGGATAGAGGAAACTATGATTATTACCCGGTCTAATAAACGTGCTACTATTTATAATAATGGAATCCGTAATCGAATTTTGGAAAGGGAAGAAGAACTGTCGGGGGGAGACCGTTTGATGGTGGCTAAAAATAATTATTTTTGGACTCAGCCTTATAAGGAACTGGATTTTTTAGCTAACGGGGAGATCTTAGAGGTTCGTAAAGTGCGTCGTACATCAGAGTTATACGGATTCCGCTTTGCTGATGTAACTGCCCGGTTGCAGGATTATGATTTGGAAATGGATGTAAAAATATTATTGGATACATTGCAAACGGATGCTCCGGCTTTACCTAAAGAGTTAAGTGATAAATTATTTTATGCTATTTTGGAGGATTATGAAGATGTGCCGGGGAAGGCAGGGAAAATGAAAAAAATGAAGATGGACCCTTATTATAATGTAGTGCAGGTAAAATACGCATATGCGGTAACTTGCCATAAAGCCCAGGGAGGACAATGGATGAATGTCTTTCTGGATTTGGGCTATATTACCGAAGAGCTTCTAGGGGAGGATTTTTATCGTTGGCTGTATACGGCTTTTACCCGTGCGACTCATCGGTTGTATCTAGTTAATTTCCCTAAAGAGTTCTCGGAATAA